The genomic stretch TGAAGATGCCGACAAGGCAAAGGACAATTTCCATTCAACATCTTCTGATGCAGCAAGAATAGCTAAAAAAAGCAATTCAAAACAATTAGTTTTAACACATTTCAGTACAAGATACACTTCATTGGATGATCTGCTTAAAGAAGCAAAGGAAATCTTTGAAAATACCAAACTTGCAAAAGATTTCATGAAGATAGAAATTTAAAGATGATATTATGGACATTCCGCTAATAGATAACCCAACAAGAACTCTAATTTATATTTTAATAGTTATCATTGGAACATCAATTCTAACAAGAGTTGTTGCTTTTTTAATGAATAGAATGAATCGTTTTCATGGAAATCAAGCAGCAATCTATCTCACAAGAGACATAATAAATTATGTAATTTATTTTGTTGCATTGATGATTATTTTACAGTTCTTTGGAATCAATCTTGCAGGAACACTATTGAGTTTAGGAATAGCAGGTATTGCTTTGAGTTTTGCAGCTAAAGACATAATATCAAATTTATTTTCAGGAATAATATTGATTATCGGAAGAAGTATTCAAGTTGGAGACACCATTGAAATAAACAATAAAAAAGGTGTTGTTGAAAGACTTACACTTAGATCAACAATTATTTCTGATGACAATGGAGTTAAAGAAATCATTCCAAACTCCACATTGACAAATAATCCTTATTATTACTTTAAAACTCCTGAAAAATATAGGGCAGATTTGGAAATCTGCTTAACATTAGATGTTGATGTTGAGGAGTTTGAAGAGTATATTGTGGATAAAATGTTAAAGCAGGATGGAATATTAGAAAATCCAAAGCCTGCTGTTTACTCAAAAGGAACTGCATTTGATGAAAGCCAACTAAAAGTTTCATTTTGGGTAAAAGACTTTAATAGTAAAGATAAATATAAATTAATAATCACTAACGAAATAAGAAAATTTATAAAAATGGGTGAAAAATAATGACTAACGCTCTTCAAGACGAAATTTTAAAATTGAAAGATGAAAAAAATGCAATCATACTTGCACACAATTACCAACCAAAAGAAGTTCAGGAAATCGCAGACTTCCTTGGAGATTCATTAGAATTATGTATCAAAGCTTCTGAAATTGACGATAAAGATTTAGTAATATTCTGTGGTGTGGATTTCATGGCAGAAACTGCATTCATATTAAATCCTGACAAAAAAATTGTCATTCCAACATTAGAAGCAGAATGTCCAATGGCACACATGTTACCTGAAGAAGTTCTTTTAGAAGTTAAAGAAGAGCATCCTGATGCTGGAGTTATCCTTTATGTAAACAGTATTGCTGAAGCAAAACAACATGCAGACACATTATGTACTTCAGCTAATGCAGTGAAAGTTGCTGAAAGC from Methanobrevibacter sp. encodes the following:
- a CDS encoding mechanosensitive ion channel family protein, with amino-acid sequence MDIPLIDNPTRTLIYILIVIIGTSILTRVVAFLMNRMNRFHGNQAAIYLTRDIINYVIYFVALMIILQFFGINLAGTLLSLGIAGIALSFAAKDIISNLFSGIILIIGRSIQVGDTIEINNKKGVVERLTLRSTIISDDNGVKEIIPNSTLTNNPYYYFKTPEKYRADLEICLTLDVDVEEFEEYIVDKMLKQDGILENPKPAVYSKGTAFDESQLKVSFWVKDFNSKDKYKLIITNEIRKFIKMGEK